The Brassica napus cultivar Da-Ae chromosome C7, Da-Ae, whole genome shotgun sequence genome has a segment encoding these proteins:
- the LOC125575042 gene encoding pyrophosphate--fructose 6-phosphate 1-phosphotransferase subunit beta 1-like isoform X2, with the protein MKCKYVELNAEYIQPYRNQGGFDMICSGRDKIETPEQFKQAEEKAKKLDLDGLVVIDGDDSNTNACLLAENFRNR; encoded by the exons ATGAAATGCAAATATGTCGAGTTGAATGCTGAATACATTCAGCCTTACAGGAACCAG GGTGGCTTTGACATGATCTGCAGTGGAAGAGACAAGATTGAAACGCCTGAGcag TTTAAACAAGCTGAGGAAAAAGCAAAGAAGCTAGATTTGGATGGATTGGTGGTTATCGATGGAGATGACTCCAACACCAATGCTTGCCTCCTTGCTGAAAACTTCAG GAACCGGTGA
- the LOC125575042 gene encoding pyrophosphate--fructose 6-phosphate 1-phosphotransferase subunit beta 1-like isoform X1, with the protein MKCKYVELNAEYIQPYRNQGGFDMICSGRDKIETPEQFKQAEEKAKKLDLDGLVVIDGDDSNTNACLLAENFRSDSCFIFKMSGNTDASN; encoded by the exons ATGAAATGCAAATATGTCGAGTTGAATGCTGAATACATTCAGCCTTACAGGAACCAG GGTGGCTTTGACATGATCTGCAGTGGAAGAGACAAGATTGAAACGCCTGAGcag TTTAAACAAGCTGAGGAAAAAGCAAAGAAGCTAGATTTGGATGGATTGGTGGTTATCGATGGAGATGACTCCAACACCAATGCTTGCCTCCTTGCTGAAAACTTCAG GTCTGATTCCTGCTTCATATTCAAAATGTCTGGGAACACAGACGCGTCAAActga